From the genome of Turicibacter faecis, one region includes:
- a CDS encoding NAD kinase — protein sequence MKVAIYANDREVSEQVKQQLIEKLLERNIQIDHGNPDIVLTIGGDGTVLHAVHYYMNQIEQIKFIGIHTGHLGYYTDWLPGELDELVDFLQEDHQSVCQYPLLSIVLCECERTNHEVCHQLYAFNEMTLLNASRTQHLNVTIDDLFFESFRGTGVCLSTPTGSTAYNKSLGGALVYPTLRAFQMTEIASINNNVFRTIGSPLIIPEEQTVTLQSENFQDVTITRDHLYESYKNIQKIRVTLSSRSVTFLKRREGLFWNRVKQHFL from the coding sequence ATGAAAGTAGCAATCTACGCGAATGATCGTGAAGTTTCAGAGCAAGTTAAACAACAGCTCATTGAAAAGTTATTGGAGAGGAACATTCAAATAGATCATGGAAATCCAGATATTGTTTTAACGATTGGTGGCGATGGAACGGTATTGCATGCCGTTCATTATTATATGAATCAAATTGAGCAGATTAAGTTTATTGGTATTCATACGGGACATTTAGGATACTATACGGATTGGTTACCGGGTGAGTTAGATGAATTGGTTGACTTTTTACAAGAGGATCATCAGAGTGTTTGTCAATATCCGCTCTTGTCAATCGTGTTATGTGAGTGTGAACGAACGAATCATGAAGTTTGTCATCAATTATATGCTTTTAATGAGATGACGCTTTTAAATGCTTCTCGAACGCAACATTTAAACGTGACGATTGATGACTTGTTTTTTGAGTCTTTTCGTGGAACAGGCGTTTGTCTCTCGACGCCAACCGGAAGCACGGCCTATAATAAATCATTAGGTGGGGCACTCGTTTACCCAACACTACGAGCGTTTCAGATGACTGAGATTGCCTCGATTAATAATAATGTGTTTAGAACGATCGGGTCTCCATTAATTATTCCAGAAGAGCAGACGGTTACTCTACAATCGGAAAATTTTCAGGATGTAACGATTACTCGGGATCATTTGTATGAATCATATAAAAATATCCAGAAAATTCGGGTCACCTTATCTTCTCGTTCCGTCACCTTCCTTAAACGACGAGAGGGATTATTTTGGAATCGAGTAAAGCAGCATTTTTTATAG
- a CDS encoding GTP pyrophosphokinase — translation MKTKLTSKVEVNLMDWLSFFEPYELALQELKINLRGIRQQYKTKGLHSPIEFVDGRIKTIASILDKLDRMGLTIHEIGRVYDIAGIRINCQFVEDIYMVVELLKKRQDLEIVETRDYISMQRESGYRSYHIHAYYHLETIDGMKKVMVEFQIRTLAMNFWASIEHSLNYKYEGQIPKGIKDRLKQAAEAAAWLDGQMSEIRDEIAEAQKTFEKRQSDEYRVIEPATNLVTLNEDYLIKKHKGD, via the coding sequence ATGAAAACGAAATTAACGTCAAAAGTAGAGGTGAATTTAATGGATTGGTTAAGTTTTTTTGAGCCGTATGAATTAGCCTTGCAGGAGTTGAAAATCAATTTAAGGGGAATTCGCCAGCAATATAAAACGAAGGGGCTTCATTCGCCTATTGAATTTGTTGATGGCCGTATTAAAACGATTGCGAGTATTTTAGATAAATTAGATCGAATGGGGCTTACGATTCATGAAATTGGTCGTGTATATGATATCGCTGGGATTCGAATTAATTGTCAATTTGTTGAAGATATTTATATGGTGGTGGAGTTACTTAAAAAGCGTCAAGATTTAGAAATTGTTGAAACACGCGACTATATTTCGATGCAACGGGAAAGTGGATATCGCTCGTACCATATTCATGCCTACTATCATTTAGAAACGATTGATGGGATGAAAAAGGTCATGGTTGAGTTTCAAATTAGGACGCTTGCGATGAATTTTTGGGCAAGTATTGAACACTCTTTAAATTATAAATATGAGGGTCAAATTCCTAAAGGGATTAAAGATCGACTAAAACAAGCAGCTGAAGCTGCCGCATGGTTAGATGGACAAATGTCAGAAATTCGAGATGAAATAGCGGAAGCACAAAAAACATTTGAAAAACGACAGTCCGATGAATATCGAGTGATTGAACCAGCCACAAATTTGGTCACTTTAAATGAAGATTACCTCATTAAGAAACATAAGGGAGATTAA
- a CDS encoding CYTH domain-containing protein, whose amino-acid sequence MATNLEIEFKNMLTETEYDRLIQTFNIQEEQIWLQKNVYFDTKSHDLKQKGAALRIRVKNNTYELTLKTKQDVGLLETNQIISKSEYKAFKYDHVLVKGPVLDSLLTLGIDVDHLQVITDLATKRAEIPYHNGTLVLDKSFYGEIIDFEVEYEVSNFEEGQKQFETFLEEYHIERRPAQNKIKRAMEAMK is encoded by the coding sequence ATGGCGACAAATCTAGAAATTGAATTTAAAAATATGCTAACGGAAACGGAATATGACCGATTAATTCAAACGTTCAATATCCAAGAAGAGCAAATTTGGTTACAAAAAAATGTCTATTTCGATACAAAGTCCCACGATCTTAAACAAAAAGGAGCAGCCCTTAGAATTCGTGTCAAAAACAATACTTATGAGCTGACATTAAAAACAAAGCAAGACGTAGGTCTTCTCGAAACCAATCAAATCATTTCCAAATCTGAGTACAAGGCATTCAAATATGACCATGTCTTAGTCAAAGGGCCTGTTTTAGATAGTCTACTCACACTAGGCATTGATGTGGACCACCTACAAGTTATCACAGATCTTGCAACTAAACGCGCAGAAATTCCTTATCACAATGGAACCCTTGTCCTCGATAAAAGTTTTTACGGTGAAATCATTGACTTTGAAGTCGAATATGAAGTCTCAAACTTTGAAGAAGGACAAAAACAATTTGAAACATTTTTAGAAGAGTATCACATTGAACGTCGTCCCGCTCAAAATAAAATCAAACGGGCGATGGAGGCCATGAAATAA